The Longimicrobium sp. genome includes the window GCACGCCCAGGCGCTCGTACGCCAGCATGGCGTTCACGCACACGATGCCCGCCTGCGGGTCCGCCAATCCCACGTCCTCGTACGCGGCGGCCACCAGGCGGCGGAACACTGTCTTGGGGTCTTCGCCCACCTGGATCATCCGCATGGCCCAGTACAGCGCGCCGCTCCCCGTGCTCGCGCGCAGCGACTTGTGGAACGCCGACAGCATCTCGTACATCAGCGAGGTGTCGTAGCGCGCGGTGGGCCGCTGCAGCGCCTCGCGCACGTCCTCGGGCGTAATCGCCCCCGTGCCCGCCAGCCGCGCCGCGATCTCCAGCCCCGTCAGCGCCTGCCGTGCGTCGCCTCCCGTGTGGCGCACCAGCACGTCCTCGGCCTCGGGGTCGATGGAAACGCCCGCGCCGCCCAGCCCTCGCTCCTCGTCCCCCAGCGCGCGGCGGACCACGCTGCGCACGTCGTCCTCGCTCAGCGGCTCCAGCACCAGCACCCGCGAGCGAGAGAGGACGGCGGGGTTGATCTCGAACGCCGGGTGCTCCGTCGTGGCGCCTACCAGCGTCATCAGCCCCGACTCGATCCACGGAAGAAGGAAGTCCTGCTGCCCCTTGTTCAAGCGATGGATCTCGTCCACGAACAGCAGCGTGCGCTGGCCGGCCTTCTTCCGCAGCTCGGCCTCCTTCACCACCTCGCGCAGCCGCGGCACCCCCTCACTGACCGCGTTGAAGGGAAGGAACGAAAAGCCGCTCTCCCCCGCGATCACCCGGGCGAGCGTTGTCTTTCCGCTGCCCGGCGGGCCGTGCAGGATCAGGTTGGGCAGGTGCCCCGTCGCCAGCAGCTTCCGCAGGGTGCCGTCCGGCCCGGCCAGGTGCTGCTGGCCCACGATCTCGTCCAGCGTGCGCGGCCGCATCCGCTCGGCCAGCGGCGCGGACGACTCGGCCGGGGGCGGCGCCGCGGCGGCCTTCTTCACGGGCGGCTGGGCCTCGCCGAACAGGGACAGGTCGCTCACGGGTGCACGTAGCGGCGAAGGACGAGGTAGGTGGCGTAGAACAGCCCCGCGCCCAGGAACACGGCCAGCGCCGATCCGCGGCTGGGCTTCTTCTGCACCTCGGGCACCAGGTTCGATGCGCCCACGTACAGCGTGACCCCCGCGCTCAGCGCCAGCCCCGTGGTGGAAAGCATCTTCACCTGCGACGTCAGCAGCACGCCCAGCACGGTGGAAAGGCCCAGCAGCAGCACGGCCACGATGGCGCGGCGGCGCGAGTTGCCGCTGGCCAGCATGATGGAGGCGACGGTGACGCCCTCGGGCATCTTGTGGATGAGGATGGCCAGGAACACCAGCAGCCCCAGCCACTCGCCCACGGCGAAGCCGCTGGCGATGGCCACGCCGTCGAAGAAGGTGTGCAGCAGCAGCCCCAGCAGCGCGGCGGTCCCCACCCAGGGGTTCACCATCGCGTGCTGGTGCGTTTCCTCGCCGAAGTGGAAGTGGGGGGTAAGGACGTGCTGCGTCAGGTGAACGAGCAGGTAGCCCACCAGCACGGCGATCGCGGCGTTGGGCCCGGCCTCTACGGCGTGCGGAATCATCCCCACCAGCGCCGTGGCGATCATGAAGCCGGCACCGAAGGCGATCATCAGGCGCTGCGTGGCCCGCCCGGTGTTCGACGGGGCGGTGATGATCAGCCCGCCGAGCAGATTGGCCCCGGCCGCGGCCAGGGCGTACAGCAGCGCCGTATTCAAGTTGCCAGCGGTCCCGCGTACGGTCGGAGAAGAGGGGTGCGAACGGCGGCAAAGTGGCCGCGCGACGCGAGCGCTGTCAACCGCCGCGTCCGTCCGCGCTGATGGTCAGCCGGCCTCGAGCACCACGAAGGCGGCGGCGGTGTCGTCGGTGTGCGTCATCGACAGGTGGATGCGGACGATCCCCCGCTCCGCCGCGATCTCCGCCGCGCGCCCCGTCAGCCGCAGCGAGGGCGCGCCGGACGGGGCCGACACCACCTCTACCTCGGTCCATCGTCCACCGAGTCCCCACCCGGTGCCCAACGCCTTGAAGAACGCCTCCTTGGCCGCGAACCGCGCCGCGAACGATTCCGTGGGCGACTTCGATACCGCGCAGCGCTCCGCCTCGCCCGCGGTGTAGAAGCGAGCGATGGCAGCCGGGCCGCGCCGTTCCATCAGCTCGCGGAAGCGGGGGATGTTCACCATGTCGATGCCGATGCCGGCGATCACGTGCGCACCCTTGCGCGGGGGGACGGCGGGCGGCGACCTTGCCGGCCTGCGCGCGCTGGGAGGGATGCGGCACGGGTTTGGCGAAACGGCTCCGCACCGGCGGGGCGGCTGGCCGGAACTGGATCTGGAATCGAAGAGCGAGGAGACGTGGCCCGGAATCCCTGGAAGAACCGGTTTCGCCTGCTGACGCCGGTAAT containing:
- a CDS encoding replication-associated recombination protein A, producing the protein MSDLSLFGEAQPPVKKAAAAPPPAESSAPLAERMRPRTLDEIVGQQHLAGPDGTLRKLLATGHLPNLILHGPPGSGKTTLARVIAGESGFSFLPFNAVSEGVPRLREVVKEAELRKKAGQRTLLFVDEIHRLNKGQQDFLLPWIESGLMTLVGATTEHPAFEINPAVLSRSRVLVLEPLSEDDVRSVVRRALGDEERGLGGAGVSIDPEAEDVLVRHTGGDARQALTGLEIAARLAGTGAITPEDVREALQRPTARYDTSLMYEMLSAFHKSLRASTGSGALYWAMRMIQVGEDPKTVFRRLVAAAYEDVGLADPQAGIVCVNAMLAYERLGVPEGLLPLYNAILYVANAPKSNRAYLAGGAAAQAAREHPDAPIPLHLRNPTTSLMKEWGFGEGYKYAHDYPGGYTPLQTLPDDIADQRFYEPTDRGYEAKIAARMRDRGDPG
- a CDS encoding holo-ACP synthase, with protein sequence MIAGIGIDMVNIPRFRELMERRGPAAIARFYTAGEAERCAVSKSPTESFAARFAAKEAFFKALGTGWGLGGRWTEVEVVSAPSGAPSLRLTGRAAEIAAERGIVRIHLSMTHTDDTAAAFVVLEAG
- a CDS encoding ZIP family metal transporter; amino-acid sequence: MNTALLYALAAAGANLLGGLIITAPSNTGRATQRLMIAFGAGFMIATALVGMIPHAVEAGPNAAIAVLVGYLLVHLTQHVLTPHFHFGEETHQHAMVNPWVGTAALLGLLLHTFFDGVAIASGFAVGEWLGLLVFLAILIHKMPEGVTVASIMLASGNSRRRAIVAVLLLGLSTVLGVLLTSQVKMLSTTGLALSAGVTLYVGASNLVPEVQKKPSRGSALAVFLGAGLFYATYLVLRRYVHP